Proteins encoded by one window of Arabidopsis thaliana chromosome 2, partial sequence:
- a CDS encoding UDP-Glycosyltransferase superfamily protein (UDP-Glycosyltransferase superfamily protein; FUNCTIONS IN: transferase activity, transferring glycosyl groups; INVOLVED IN: metabolic process; LOCATED IN: endomembrane system; EXPRESSED IN: hypocotyl, root, flower; EXPRESSED DURING: petal differentiation and expansion stage; CONTAINS InterPro DOMAIN/s: UDP-glucuronosyl/UDP-glucosyltransferase (InterPro:IPR002213); BEST Arabidopsis thaliana protein match is: UDP-Glycosyltransferase superfamily protein (TAIR:AT4G09500.2); Has 4996 Blast hits to 4962 proteins in 221 species: Archae - 0; Bacteria - 24; Metazoa - 333; Fungi - 12; Plants - 4610; Viruses - 0; Other Eukaryotes - 17 (source: NCBI BLink).): MEPTFHAFMFPWFAFGHMIPFLHLANKLAEKGHQITFLLPKKAQKQLEHHNLFPDSIVFHPLTIPHVNGLPAGAETTSDISISMDNLLSEALDLTRDQVEAAVRALRPDLIFFDFAHWIPEIAKEHMIKSVSYMIVSATTIAYTFAPGGVLGVPPPGYPSSKVLYRENDAHALATLSIFYKRLYHQITTGFKSCDIIALRTCNEIEGKFCDYISSQYHKKVLLTGPMLPEQDTSKPLEEQLSHFLSRFPPRSVVFCALGSQIVLEKDQFQELCLGMELTGLPFLIAVKPPRGSSTVEEGLPEGFQERVKGRGVVWGGWVQQPLILDHPSIGCFVNHCGPGTIWECLMTDCQMVLLPFLGDQVLFTRLMTEEFKVSVEVSREKTGWFSKESLSDAIKSVMDKDSDLGKLVRSNHAKLKETLGSHGLLTGYVDKFVEELQEYLI; this comes from the coding sequence ATGGAGCCAACGTTCCATGCTTTTATGTTTCCCTGGTTTGCTTTTGGTCATATGATTCCTTTTCTACATCTTGCAAACAAACTAGCTGAGAAAGGTCATCAAATCACTTTCTTGCTACCTAAGAAAGCCCAAAAACAGTTGGAACATCACAATCTGTTCCCAGACAGTATTGTCTTTCACCCTCTCACAATCCCTCATGTCAATGGCCTCCCTGCTGGTGCTGAGACAACCTCGGATATCTCAATCTCGATGGACAACTTACTGTCGGAAGCCTTGGATCTCACTCGCGATCAGGTTGAAGCTGCGGTTCGTGCTCTGAGACCGGACTTGATCTTTTTTGATTTTGCTCATTGGATTCCAGAAATTGCCAAAGAGCATATGATCAAGAGTGTGAGTTACATGATAGTATCTGCAACAACAATAGCTTATACATTTGCCCCTGGTGGTGTATTAGGTGTTCCCCCACCAGGTTATCCTTCATCAAAGGTGTTGTACCGTGAAAACGATGCTCATGCCTTAGCAACCTTATCTATCTTCTACAAGAGACTTTATCATCAGATCACTACAGGTTTTAAGAGCTGTGACATCATTGCATTGAGGACATGTAATGAAATCGAAGGTAAATTCTGCGACTATATATCAAGTCAATACCATAAGAAGGTTCTCTTGACTGGTCCAATGCTCCCTGAGCAAGACACAAGTAAACCACTAGAAGAACAGTTGAGTCATTTTCTGAGCAGGTTCCCACCGAGGTCAGTGGTGTTTTGTGCACTTGGTAGCCAGATCGTTCTTGAAAAGGATCAATTCCAAGAACTCTGCTTAGGGATGGAGCTGACAGGTTTACCGTTTCTTATAGCGGTAAAGCCACCGAGAGGATCATCGACGGTCGAAGAAGGGTTACCAGAAGGGTTCCAGGAGCGGGTGAAAGGGCGTGGTGTGGTTTGGGGAGGATGGGTGCAACAACCATTGATATTGGATCATCCGTCAATAGGCTGCTTTGTGAACCATTGTGGTCCGGGAACAATATGGGAGTGTCTTATGACTGATTGTCAAATGGTTTTGCTTCCATTTTTAGGTGATCAAGTTCTCTTCACAAGATTGATGACCGAGGAATTCAAGGTGTCTGTAGAAGTGTCGAGAGAAAAAACAGGATGGTTTTCAAAGGAGAGCTTGAGCGATGCGATCAAGTCTGTGATGGATAAAGATAGCGACCTCGGAAAGCTAGTGAGGAGTAACCACGCCAAATTGAAGGAGACTCTTGGTAGTCATGGATTATTAACTGGTTACGTGGATAAATTTGTAGAGGAATTGCAAGAGTATTTGATTTGA
- a CDS encoding uncharacterized protein (BEST Arabidopsis thaliana protein match is: zinc finger (C3HC4-type RING finger) family protein (TAIR:AT3G45560.1); Has 4 Blast hits to 4 proteins in 1 species: Archae - 0; Bacteria - 0; Metazoa - 0; Fungi - 0; Plants - 4; Viruses - 0; Other Eukaryotes - 0 (source: NCBI BLink).): MNTARANRENGAGNIYIGFGDSQLSLMDSHQARPEPVHTVCSKPPLKRPPSREEHLRQRLVKTIHSQRIISGKNRLSNPPRMANPQANSIIGISTYFGPTN; this comes from the exons ATGAACACAGCCCGAGCCAATCGTGAAAACGGTGCGGGAAACATATATATCGGCTTTGGAGACAGCCAACTGAGCTTAATGGACAGTCATCAAGCGCGCCCCGAACCGGTACATACCGTTTGCTCGAAGCCACCTCTCAAACGACCACCGAGCCGTGAAGAACACCTGAGGCAAAGACTTGTAAAAACCATTCATTCTCAAAGGATCATTTCCG GTAAAAACCGTCTTTCCAACCCACCAAGAATGGCAAATCCACAAGCCAATTCAATAATTGGCATATCCACATATTTTGGACCAACAAATTAA
- a CDS encoding Defensin-like (DEFL) family protein (Defensin-like (DEFL) family protein; INVOLVED IN: defense response; LOCATED IN: endomembrane system; CONTAINS InterPro DOMAIN/s: S locus-related glycoprotein 1 binding pollen coat (InterPro:IPR010851), Knottin (InterPro:IPR003614); BEST Arabidopsis thaliana protein match is: Defensin-like (DEFL) family protein (TAIR:AT2G22805.1); Has 35333 Blast hits to 34131 proteins in 2444 species: Archae - 798; Bacteria - 22429; Metazoa - 974; Fungi - 991; Plants - 531; Viruses - 0; Other Eukaryotes - 9610 (source: NCBI BLink).), with protein sequence MAKSVNATGFITYMVIFLILTVGISRVKAKKPPCLEGRTAYVSPGPCSNSLCTQDCRPAGYHTGKCKVEWSTPICKCYGCRKV encoded by the exons ATGGCTAAAAGTGTAAATGCTACTGGTTTCATCACTTATATGgtgattttcttgattttaacAG TAGGAATATCAAGAGTAAAGGCTAAGAAGCCACCATGTCTAGAAGGCCGAACCGCATATGTGTCACCTGGTCCTTGTAGTAACAGTCTATGCACACAAGATTGCAGGCCTGCTGGTTATCACACTGGCAAATGTAAAGTTGAGTGGTCAACACCAATTTGTAAATGTTATGGATGCAGAAAGGTGTAG
- a CDS encoding growth factor (growth factors; FUNCTIONS IN: growth factor activity; INVOLVED IN: cell proliferation; LOCATED IN: endomembrane system, extracellular region; CONTAINS InterPro DOMAIN/s: Phytosulfokine (InterPro:IPR009438); Has 21 Blast hits to 20 proteins in 7 species: Archae - 0; Bacteria - 0; Metazoa - 0; Fungi - 0; Plants - 21; Viruses - 0; Other Eukaryotes - 0 (source: NCBI BLink).), which yields MSKINILIVAAVLLSSVVLASVARPDSTLQSKSTEIEKNCETDECLMKTTSDAHLDYIYTQNPPPRAPKEMETKCETEECLMKTTSDAHLDYIYTQTHPPKPHAFKVNP from the exons atGTCAAAGATTAACATTCTTATCGTTGCAGCAGTTTTACTTAGCTCCGTGGTTCTTGCTTCAGTGGCTCGTCCGGACTCGACTCTCCAGAGCAAATCAACG gagatagagaagaaCTGTGAAACCGATGAGTGTTTGATGAAAACGACATCGGATGCTCACCTCGATTACATCTATACCCAAAATCCTCCTCCGCGTGCACCTAAA gAGATGGAGACGAAGTGCGAAACAGAAGAATGTTTGATGAAAACGACGTCGGATGCTCACCTTGATTACATCTACACCCAAACACATCCTCCAAAACCGCATGCATTTAAAGTTAATCCCTGA